In Planococcus citri chromosome 4, ihPlaCitr1.1, whole genome shotgun sequence, the genomic window taggtatattaGTGGAAAATCCCCCTTCTGGGTGGCTCCTGGCGCACAACTAACGAACAATAAATTCTTGATTAACGAACTCTCGTCTCGAGGTtgcgattaaattttttcattttgcaaaaccATATGTTTATGGGCGCGATGCCTGAAGGCGCGTAccgtgtttttcaaaaagtgttgaaGTATTTATTTCAAATGCACACAATAAAAAACGACACAAATTCTTCATAAAATATTTATCAAGCTCTTGTAtacgctttttttttcttcctttttttttgtgcgaTTGCATTTCAATGAATTATTCAAACAAGTAAATTCCACTCGGTATTTTATATGAAACGAGAAGCACTCCCATTCTGCAACTGCTATACTTTTGCTTTAGAATCGCCTTTATCTATAATGGATTACATCATGTTGAGTGTGTTTTTCCATTTGTCTAATTAAAGCTATCCCATACTATACTATGACATTTTTGTTCTAATATAATTTCGTTCGCTATATGTCTAGTTGTTTTTCTTATACACACATACGTGTACATATGTTCTTGGTTGTACGAGTACTACGAGTACGTAGTAAAATATATACTCGTAAATAGCAGTGTAAAAATTTCACTCGTCGTATACGCGGTGTTTACGCGTGAAAATTCCCTATTTAACGTAAGTATATTATTGTCGCAGAATCTTAAGATTTGCCTCGAACACGTAATTCTAATAAGAGAAATGTAGTACTTGTCGTCGTAATTAtcatgataaatttttataatgattGCGCCATTGTTATAGTTAGCGTTTCATTCGAGTGGCTCGCTTACTCTCGACACAGAATACACTCGAAAATAAGTATAAGTTggtaaaataattcaattattttaatgatttcGACGAATTTTCTTTTCTCTATGCAAGCAAAGCATAAACTTTGTGAAGTGTTCtatctctctttctctctctctttttacTGTGATACTTCGATTATACATATTATTGTTCTTGAAACTTTGTTCTTACTTATAGCTCTCGTTTTTATCTCGATTTTCGTAGTTTTTAGTGTGCGCAGCATCACTATTCGTTTCGAgacgattttaaaaatctacgaTTCAATGAATGTTCTCGGAGATGAGTAGAATTACAGGAATGAATGTAATTTATAGGTAGAAGGTAGAAGTACCTATAGATGGATTTTGAAGAGGAGCAATGTGCATCGGTAAtcaagtctcattttttttttttttttgtcaaaaatcttttttttttatttttgtttttttatcagaaattccTCTCGAGATTGTAAAAAAGCATCATTTGTtgccaataattgaaaaaaatttcgattttttccaaactggTGGGTCGTtaaaggtacatatttattaagATTCATGTATGGAACgaataaacaataaacaataaacaataaaaaaaaattctcaaaaatttccatcaagtttcgttttttacttacctaacaaaaattttttattgttccaATTTATTGGTGGAagcgaataaaatcaaaattgatcccGGTTGGCAATTTGTGCagtcagatttttaaatatgACTGGGGATGTGACTACTGAACGAATATGACGACCAAATGGAACTAATGTGACTGGGGTTATGACTGGGGATATGACAACTGTTATTATTGGCGAATGGGTCCAATTTTGGGTTCCAAATAGCGCATATTTGAGCCAAAACCGATAATTTACCAATATGGCAATTCCATTGCTCATAAAAAGTGGACTTTGcatatttatttacttaccattttaaaaaaatttcaccaataagtagtcagaaaaaacaaaactgagtGATGATATGATTGGTCTTAGTTGTGTTCTAAAGAGGGAGTGGCCATATTGTCCCGCACAGCAATAATTGTCGACgttgacatttacatcgactacgtttttttccaacataatgatggaaaagtgatcaattaattatttagtaggaatcgtCAGCCAGGTGaatgaatattttcgaaattttctcattatttctgataccttgacatgccaTCTCAACACGTACCtagatgtaaaattttatgctcgaaatttacatctacaactatgtcaaccaatttttcagaatttaaatttctattttggtGTTTAAAAGCTTAGTAAACGTTCAAtcatatgatcttgttcaatgaggaaaacaactCTTTTAGGGcattaatgaaaattattcacttttccgcagtttggagttgtagatgatatgttaatattgtggatgtatttgttgatgtcgaatttcacatcaacattaacatcgacatgttgacatgaaaatgtattagtttagtactcttagataaagtattgcaccatctttgatataagaaatttctgttcaacttttcgattatacagacttttcgtctgtacttcttcggaagtggactttgcatcgatgctgttttcagcacgagcaatagccacatcagtgGGCAtcattttggggaaaaaatttaaaatttttatactcaaattttataactttacgAATTCGGAGgtcaacataaattttgatgtgaatgtcgatccatccacatccgtcacttttggatgccccatgttgatgtgaattttgaccctgtatcgagccaattgtcgacaggaatgcagatcaacatcagtcgaaaattacatcgacaattagctcgatacagggtcaaaattcacattgacatgtggcatacaaaagtgatggatgtggatggatcgacattcacattgaaattagcatggtcattgttgtacaggGTATTTTATTGCTTTGTGATTGGTTGTCATTTCTGACAACCAAACGGAACTAATGTGACTGGGATTATGACTGGGAAAATAAcagtcatatttttcaaacttttgccAATTGGGATTCTACCTAgttaaattttctcattttcaaaaagaactagaacatgaattcaaaattctaaatcaaaaaataaacgggAAACTCCCAAATTTAACTTGCAAAAGGGCAGGACTTTTATACCAGTATTTTTTTAACGCTTCAATTTGGAGAAATGAGAAcggtaatttcaaaattcatttgagaatttttttctattttcttcaaagttctaaaaaaaGTAGAGATtcagtaaaatataaaattccaaagtttgaaggaaaaagtgaaaaaactggattttttgcaattttggcaataaagcaagatttttgcaggatttttttaaaaaatgaggtcaaaaattaattctacCTCTATTCCTTCTAAATATCCTGTACTTTAacagtgaccaaaaaaaaaaaaaaagaaaaaatcctgaaagaaaaaccaaacaaatggaaaatttcaacgtttgatTCTAAAAAAGGCCCTCTTGGGCCAACTTGGGGTAGTACAATCTACGCTACAACTGCCAGTCCCAGGAGTAGAGAAGACAAATCTTAAGAGAGGTTTGCAGCGTCCACGTCACAGAGGCCAGTAACTCATCTTCGGTAGGCTGGAAGCTGAGGATGAGGCTAAGACCAAACCTAACAACTTGGCGATGGCGTGTGCCCCGTGTCAAAGCTGCAATCTGAATGGGCTACAACATCAAGCCATCTCAGGAAGTTGAGGAGAGGAGAAAACAATAGGAAAATATCCCTGAAGCAGCAACAGGAAGAGCAGTGAAGCTTGCAAACCCCAATACTCAAGAGTCATAAATACTGCTAGTGCTAGGCACGAATCCTGTACAAAAGCGAGAATTCGGCGCTATAACCAAACTTTGGGAAAGTCGGCTTGACGGCGCAGAGGGCAGCCCCCTCATCAAGCTATACTTCCTTAGGCTAAAAACCcatagaagtaaaaaaaaaacaatttcttgagaaaacaaaaataagaagaaactgGCTGGAAAATCAGGGAACCTGTGAGATACTATCATGCCGACATTTGGTGTACGTGAGAGGTACAGAAATCACTGGCTGGTGATTTCTATAAGTATTTTGTCAACAACAACTGTTGTTGACAAAGACTTTTTGCTTTAGTGCATCTCGGATTGATCAACTGTTATGTACTTATCGTTTAATATTCATTATTTCTCTTTAAAGGTTAATTGTATTTGTGACTTATTGTCAACGTAAATAATCGCGAATAATTTCAAGattgtttttaaatattttactaTCGTTCTTagcaaaatttatacttttgtTTAAAGATCAATTATACGTTCGTGAATGCTAAACTTGTTTTCATTTCCGCGAGTGTAATAAATATGTGACGATTATCTCCAGCAGGTAAGAGCTGTGTAATATATCTTGACGACTAAAGTTTTCCCAGGCAATAAGTTTTATCCTTATTGCAACGTGTTCTTATATTTTACATTACCTGAAGGATCTCTAATCAGACACCTCacatttggcgcccaacgtaTTGTTTTCTTTTGCTAGCAACTGCTAGTGGTCAAGAAAATCGTTTAACTGTATtggtatttcgaaaattcacaactgtgaacagaataccaatttttatttcggttAAAAGTGCGCTCAAACTCGTTAATTCGTCGTAATATTTCGCTTACGTTGGGTAAATAGCTCCGCCGCTACCCCACCGCCTCCCTTTCAAGTGTAAACAACTGTACGCGTCGGTCGTTGACCTTGAatcgatttggaaatttttatttacgtcTGTGGAATATTTACTTACATCTACCTATTTACCTGTTACAATGGAACAAAATACCTCGCGAGTTACGTTTAATTCAAACTCACCTACTGACGGATTCCTGGAAAATCTCGATTTACGTACAATACATCCTGAGATTGCCACAGCAGCTGCTGTACAATCTACAGACGAATGTATACCCGAAGACATGCCTTCAAGAAATACGAGATCCAGGTCACGAATTTTTATTCCTAGTAAAAAATACGAGGAAAGTATTTATTGGAGAGGCGATTTCAAAAAGCCATCCAAAAAACCGACGAAACCTATTCCGAGGaatataaatattattttaactGACACACCTATACTAAATAGTACATATCGCGTCGAGACTACGACACCTACAGCTGTAAGTGAAGTAAATCTCAGCGACAATGATGACGAATCTGAGGTCAATGAACAGCTGTTCAATAGACCCGAAGATCGTCAAAACGACAATGATATTTTCAATTCCGAAACGTTGAATATTATTGGTGAGAATTGGTCTTGGCGTGaccatttaaataaaaaagttgagaaaacgGAGAAACGTATGGACAAACTAGAAGCTAATACCGATGCAAAATTAGCCAAAATAAACGACAAAGTCCAACAGGTATATAATTGTTCGAAATCACAACACGAAGACAATCGACGTTTCACCAAAACGGTTGACGAATGGCATAAAGAAATTAATACCAATTTAAATCACCAATATAAGATATGTATGGATAATACCAACGAAAACGTTGAACTTAGAAACGAGGTTGGTATGATAAACAACGATGTAAAAAATCTCAGAGAATCCTGTGCTAACGATTATTACCAACTGGATAATAAAATTGATCACGAATTGGAAAAATGCGACGAAGGTTCGGAAAGGATGCTGGAAGAATTAAACGCTGTCAAAAACATCGTAAAAAATATTCGGAGAATGACTCAGAGAATGGGAGCAGTTCCAGTTGAAACTGCCCCCAAAATGAGAGCGATTGGAATCGATCCGATATCCGTAAAAGCTGAGGGAATATTCTTCGACGATACAATGTTATTTTTCCCTCACGCATTCGTAagcgaatttgaaatttatttttcatgtacaTACGCGATCGAGACGCACAAAATCGCAGCGTTCAAGGGAGTGATTTTAACATCAACAgcgcaaaaatttttgagaggtcTCCGCAATATCGACACGTACGAAAAATTATTAGACGAGTTCTACGATTTTTATTGGAATCGTGCAGTTCAAATAAAAGCATACGAACATTGCAGGAAAGATTTCGAACCTTGTCGTAATGAGAAAGAACTGGCtaaagaaataataaaatggACGGAATGCCTTAAAGAGGTAACTACAATTTCGttcatagaaaaaattaataccatGGCGGCTAAGGCCCCGAAGGatactcgtaaaattttaaaaagatccAGATCCATTGAAGAATTCATTGAATtagtaaaagaaaatttaacGGATGAAACCAATCCGGAAATCGAAAATACGAATACGTTAATCGAGAATTCATCTGAAGTGGTGACGCCTAATTTAACGCAAAAGATTGATCAGCTGATCAATCAAAGATTGCAATACAATGCCAATTTAAATAGGAATAATGGTTTCCCTAAAAacaacaatttcaacaaaaataatggGACCCATGCAACGTCAGGAACTACAAATGTAGAGACAACAAAACTGAGCGAATCTGTGTTACAtctacaaaaaccaaaaattcctttatttaaaataaaccaTGAAGGAAACATCATATTATCGAAATACGAAACAAAAACTCCGATAACAACATCAGTACATCTAATTGACTGTAATAACGAGTACGTACAGAGTCAAATATACAACTGTTTCCTATTAAATCAAAATATGGCAGAAAGAGATGTTGACGACCTTGACATaaacgaaataacaaaaatgatGCACGACCTAGGGGTTGACCCCAACCCATTACTAGAAGATATCAGAGATTCAGCCTCATCTGAGCCTGAATTTTACGAGTCGGTAAACTGAAGAAACTAGGAGTTGGAGGGGCACCTCCTAGTGACATGGACCCTGACGCCCCAATACGCAATATATTTGCAGACCATATCGCCATAGGCGATGGTATCGTTCATTTTGTGAAACGTGGCGAGTCAGATAGCAAATGCAATCTGCCAGAatcagagttggcgcgattcgaatcgcgtgaaagaatcgagaaagaatccgattctcGCGATTCGAATCGGATTCAAATCGCGATTCTTTGAAAGAAAGGAATCATAAAATGCAAGAATCCGATTCCCTTTCGATTCGGAATCGCACTCTCACGATTCCCTCCGATTCTCTGCACATGTTTCGACAGTGATCAGGCAACGCAAACGCAAAAGCAGTAGAGTAAAGTATGAAATGGTTCCGTGTTGTGAATTTCGATTATGTGGTGAAATAAATATTAAGTTTTAGTTTTAAACTTTTCGTGtaccttttttaattttgcaacaTGAAGACCAAAGTATTCATCTGTCCAGCTTTCGCTGTAAGTCATACATAAGAATTACATTTCTCTTCTAAGTATTAGTAATAACTCATACTCCGAGTAAGTATCAATCtgacattattttcatcagCTAGTAGGTATTTAATGTTGTAGGATTATAATTTTATAGTAGAATTCAGCTCAAATACTCAGCTACAGATCTTACTCGTAGATAGATTTACACTTACATTTTCTCAAAGTTATCACTTGAAACTTGACCTTTTTTCCTTTAGCAGTAGATGTAAAGTTCATTTGTCTGTAGTCTCCTATCCGGTATCAAACTTTAAGTTCAAATTCAAGTATCCAGGTATTTATTGATAATCATTCTGCGTATTGTCCTAATAAAAAACTCTCTTACCGCTTTTCTGttagaaatttaaattgtttAGAATTTTATTGCCTACATTTCAATTACAAACGCAGTGAAACGCTTATAGGTTGCATGCTGTAGTTTTTCATTCCTCTGCCAATAGTTTTTTCTCGCAGATGCGCTAATTTACGAATTACTTTCTAGGTTTTGAAGATTATGTCGGAAAATTCTGATTTGGATGATGATCATCATGATCCAGAATGGAACCCAAGTAGCAATGCGTCCAGTTGTGAAGATTCTAGTTCTCGTTCCCCTTCTTCATCACGATCTCGAAAGAGAAAGAAAGGTGAGAACTTTTAGTTTTTACTATGTATCTTCAGTTTGTAAACTAGGTGTATAGGCAGGTAcataatcaattttcattttctattatATGTACTGTAGATGATGGTGAAATAAATGAACCAGTAGATAATGTAGATGACAGTGGCATGAACGACGCGATGGAAACCTCAGAGGATCTCACtattgatgttgaaaaatttaaagaaaattacaaaaactcgCCAATGctagatggaaaatttttcatctttgaaagtCTTACAAAAGTTTTCAAGGATGGAGCATTTCGAGAGATTACGAGGGCCAAATGTTCAACATGTTGCGTGTCAATTTCAGTATCTGATAGCagtcgttcaaattttttgcgccATATAAAGGTACCTAAATGTTGTTCAAACACTAAACTAAACTTATGCCTACAATTATCGCTCTCCgttttgatacaattttcctgatattaatttattcatttatagaCTCATGGTAAAGAGTATGAAAAACAGTATCAAGAgtacaaaattcaaaagaaaaaagatcAGAAAAAACGTAATACTGAAGTACAATCATCAACAAGTGGAAACATTGCGGTTGCTGCTCCTGTGTCAAATACTGCTCAAAAAACAATCACACAATTCTGTACAAAATTATCTGCCGACTCGGACTTCTCTGGTTTATCTCAGTATCAGCGAATTAAATTACAAAAGGATATACAACACTTATTCAATACAAAAGTTGTCAGATTTGTGATAAATGGATTGCATCCATTATCTGTTGTTGAAGAAAATGGATTTCGCGATATGTTTTCAGTGTTTCAGCCATTTGTTCAAGTATCAGTGATGAAAAGGCATACGTTGACCACAGAGATTGATAAGCTGCAACTCCAGGTCATCGACAAACTGAaactaattttcgaaaatgttgaCTACGTATGTATTACGTGCGATATGTGGACAAGTGGTAAAAAAAGCTTTCTAGGAATCACTGCTCATTGGTTGAATGAAAagtatgaaacattttcaataacTTATTTGCTCTTGTTATTCGAAGGTTAAAATAATCgtgaattttaattgttttttcctAGTTTTGAAAGAAACTCAGCTGTACTTGCTTGCCGACGAACTACTGGTAAACATGATTATCAAAACTTGGCTGCTGGCATTGAtgcgattcttcaaaaattcaacttgaaagctCATCAATCTGAGAGTAATGGCAAAGTTGTGGGTATCGTCACGGATAATGCaaggaattttggaaaatcgttCAAAACCTTTGGCTGTAAAAACGTATATGCGCATCTTAATCCATCAGATGCTGAGAACGAAGATGATGTAGAAGTCATCGATATCAATCTGGACTGGGACGACAATGAGACAGGCACAGATACGTCTGATGAAAGTGTACATGTTGAGTTTGAATCTGTGCAGGCTGAGTTAGATGAAGCAAGGTTAAGTTTATACAATTTGCCACCACATTATACGTAAGAtttcaaacattattttgatgttaacctcgtcaaaaaaattgcatttctaATTAGTTTTCGTTCTGTAGGTGCGGAAGTCATACGTTGAACTTATTAGCTTCAGCTGATTAcgcgaaaattctgaaaaaacgtCCTTCTCTGCTCACCTTACATCAATCTGCAATTGCCAAATGTGGAGTCATATGGAAAGGTAGTCGAATTCCAAgccgttttgaaaaattatatgctGTTTACGGACGTCATATACCTTACCCCGTGATAACAAGGTGGAATTCCTTGTATGATGCTCTCAAATTCCtcagtgaaaatgaaaagaagctACCAATTCTCGAGCAAATGGGTTTTTTCCGAGAAAAAGATATACTCAACGAAGCGGAGTTGCTTTACATAAGAAGTTATGTTAATGTGATGAAACCAGTAGCCATAGCACTTGATAAACTACAATCAGATGCTTTGTATGGtacatttttaccaactttattCTCGTTAAAAGTATCGTTGGAAAACGTTGTCAAAACTTCAAGCGTGGCTACGGAGAAATTTTTAGCTACTGAGCTTTGTACATTCCTGACTGATCGATTCAAAGAGTTCTATCAATTAACAGACGATAGCATTGTACTGAGCGCCATCCTAGCTACGATTTCAAATCCTGCCTTCAAAACAGGCCCATTCAAAGAACAAATGCACGAAAAATTCACAGAGTTATTTGTAAATGCTGTCCTCGATGTGCTGAATCGAAATGAGGAACATTGTCTTCCATCAAAGTGAGTTtgaatatgtatgtacttacctacaaaatTCTATTTGTAATATGTAtacgatgcatttttttttcttgaaaattcccaTTGCTCAACAATATTCTATTGTAACTTTTTTCCCCTTCAGAGAATCCATTATAACTGAGCCTGATGAAGATTGCGATGAATTTCTGTCGTTGTGTATGCCAAAAGCTGGAAGCTCCGATGCCAATTCAGAAACGGATTCCACCTCGAAAAGATTATTTGCAACTATGAGCGTAAAGACATTTCTACAGGATAAACGAACATCGATGAAAATGCTTCAAGATCACCCACTGATAGTTCCCGTTTTTCGCAAATTTAATGTCTTACTAAGCAGCTCAGCTGCAGTTGAGCGGCTATTTTCACTTGCTGCCCTTATTTTAATACCAATTCGTAATCGTTTAACAGACGATCATTTTCAAACGTTGCTAATGCTAAAAGGTaacaataagtacctattattatGATGTgcttttacttttaaaaatgtaaaattttgtcattttctttaataaaaaaatattttattttgtcaataCTTGTTGTCTAGGTGgatttggactttttttctcatggttttcaaatcaaaatagaaTACTACTGCGTTAATGGTTTATGAAAATAAACATTACGTAAGGAGacagaaaagctgaaattcttggaaaatgagaaaataccTACCTTCTTTTTAAGATAGttcataatttcatttcatacaCTTTTTATAGTTGAACTTCAATTTGAATAttgtataaaaatgaattactgtaattttacTCGATTGACGCTGATAAAATCCTTCAGAATCGGAATCGGGGGGAATCGAGAACCGCAAAAACCCCGATTCAGAATCGGATTCGCTTTAGAAACGAATCGGACTTGATGAATCGCGATTCCCTTGAATATGAGAATCGAACTTTGAGAGTCCAATTCTGAAGAAGGaaggaatcgcgccaactctggcCAGAATATTTACGGGATCAGATGAGCATGACGGAACTTTACGATCGTATAAAAGATGAGGAATTTCCAGCTCATGGAAAATACATCATATCCATCGGACaattagaattgaatttttccagtcTTCCGTACAATGTAGTCAAAGATCAATTAAAGAAGATCTTGAACTGTATTTTGGAAAAAGGGGCAGAATACATAATTCTCCTCTTCCCATTAGTGAAACCTAGAAATGAAAACGATAAACCGGTATGCCTAAACAGATacattgaatattgaaaaatgtatgtAGAAGTCGCAGAAGATCCTAGAATTACCCTATGGCGAGAAACAGCCCTAGGATATGCAGAAacagaaatttgcaaaaaagcagaAGGTGGTTTATACATTAGAGCAAAAACTggtaacaaaaaagaaatattacCTAACTTATTAAAATTCAGATATGCGTTCGAAATGCGAAGATGGTATCCACACTTGGCGACATATATACCAGTGCACAACTTAATGAGAAGAAAGCTGGATAAACATATACTGGAACatcaaaagaaaaagaatgaaatCAAGAATATTAGGAAAGCTAATATCAAAGGACCTCTAAGAACTCTAGTAGACACTACAGATGTAGGGTCGAAAGATGAAAAAGTACGATTCATAGAGGCCTTGGATAGAGAAGAAATGGCTCTACCTTTGAAGCCCGACCGTATAACCAGttttattgtgaaaatagaATGACGGAACGTTGTGTGTGAGGCAAGATCCAGGTAATGCAGAGCCGCTGCCAAcctatagatttttgaaacgttgaatTTACCAAGGATGCGAGTTGTCAGTGTATGCAACTAACACGAATGTCTcccttttaaaatatgtacttgatttgattttagaTGGTAGCGGTCAGCGGGTGGGTcgatcctgattttttttttttcaaactggttcATTGTTCATTTATAAATGCGACAGACGGAAAtgcgtataaaaaaaaaaaaaaaaaaaggggtagGAAAAGGAAGAGATTCATACTGCGTTGACGAGTTGAGCAAATTCTTCACGTAAATAACTGCTTTTTTATGCACTTAGCTAGAATGCGTGTTGTCATGGTTTGTGACGTCAGATCGTTCTTAGCGCGGACAGACTTTAGCTATGGTACAGCTACTTCCCTCTGTACACCCTCTACCTGCTCTATACTAACCATGTAACACATGTAACAGTAAACTGCTAAAGACCCTTCCGacttcacccctcccccccccgaTCACCACccatgaatgaatgaaataggAAGACGCGAAGTCGCGAATGGTTGAATAGCGGATCGTTATTTTAAgcattcatttttataaattaacgtAAGATGATGGATTAGACAGAGACGAGACCTGTGTTGATGTTTTCCCCCGGCgttatacatattatttataCGAATGTGATACGTAATACCCCTAATTTTAAGTAGcctacttacaagggaacctctt contains:
- the LOC135843693 gene encoding uncharacterized protein LOC135843693; amino-acid sequence: MSENSDLDDDHHDPEWNPSSNASSCEDSSSRSPSSSRSRKRKKDDGEINEPVDNVDDSGMNDAMETSEDLTIDVEKFKENYKNSPMLDGKFFIFESLTKVFKDGAFREITRAKCSTCCVSISVSDSSRSNFLRHIKTHGKEYEKQYQEYKIQKKKDQKKRNTEVQSSTSGNIAVAAPVSNTAQKTITQFCTKLSADSDFSGLSQYQRIKLQKDIQHLFNTKVVRFVINGLHPLSVVEENGFRDMFSVFQPFVQVSVMKRHTLTTEIDKLQLQVIDKLKLIFENVDYVCITCDMWTSGKKSFLGITAHWLNENFERNSAVLACRRTTGKHDYQNLAAGIDAILQKFNLKAHQSESNGKVVGIVTDNARNFGKSFKTFGCKNVYAHLNPSDAENEDDVEVIDINLDWDDNETGTDTSDESVHVEFESVQAELDEARLSLYNLPPHYTCGSHTLNLLASADYAKILKKRPSLLTLHQSAIAKCGVIWKGSRIPSRFEKLYAVYGRHIPYPVITRWNSLYDALKFLSENEKKLPILEQMGFFREKDILNEAELLYIRSYVNVMKPVAIALDKLQSDALYGTFLPTLFSLKVSLENVVKTSSVATEKFLATELCTFLTDRFKEFYQLTDDSIVLSAILATISNPAFKTGPFKEQMHEKFTELFVNAVLDVLNRNEEHCLPSKESIITEPDEDCDEFLSLCMPKAGSSDANSETDSTSKRLFATMSVKTFLQDKRTSMKMLQDHPLIVPVFRKFNVLLSSSAAVERLFSLAALILIPIRNRLTDDHFQTLLMLKGNNKYLLL